Genomic segment of Oceanispirochaeta sp.:
TCAGCTGACAGGTATAAAAAGTATGCGAAAGCAAGAAAGGTATTGGATGTTCCAGCACCCCTAGCCATTGTCTATCCCAAAAACAAAGAAGAAGTTAGTGAACTTCTGAAATATTGCAACAGCAATGACATCAATGTTATTCCCAGAGGTGGAAAAACAGCAACAGAAGGCGGTCTTGAAAACTGGAAAGAATCGACAATAGTCATTGATGCTCTGCATTTAGATAAGATTATGAAGATCGATCCCTATAATTCCCAGGCAACTGTACAGGCAGGTGTCGCCCTGCAGGATTTGGAAGACGAACTGAGAAAAATCGGCTGCACAACAGGGCACTCACCCCAGTCCAAGCCGGTGGCAAAATACGGCGGACTGGTAGCCACAAGAAGCATCGGTCAGTTTTCTACACTCTATGGCGGTATCGAAGATATGGTTGTCGGACTGGAGTGTGTTTTTCCTGATGGCACAATTTCAAAAATCAAAAATGTATCCCGACGTTCCGGTGGGCCTGATATCCGACACATAGCCATCGGTAATGAGGGAACCCTCTGCTATATCACAGAAGTTACAATCAAGATCTTTAGACACTATCCTGACAATAATAAGTTTTACGGCTATCTGATTAAAGATGTGGAAACCGGAATCAAGGTACTGCGCGAAGTCATGGTTAACGGATACAGACCGTCCGTTGCCAGAACCTACTCAGAAGAGGATGCGGCACAGCACTTCTACCATTTCCATGAAAATAAATGTGTTCTTCTGTTTATGGCCGAAGGTCCCAAAGGCATTGTTGAAGCCACAGGACATGGAATTGATGTAGCGGTTGAAAAATTCAATGAGGGAATCATCAAACAGGTGGACAG
This window contains:
- a CDS encoding FAD-binding oxidoreductase, producing the protein MNSKTILDQLTGIIASDQINTNKEDLYDASADRYKKYAKARKVLDVPAPLAIVYPKNKEEVSELLKYCNSNDINVIPRGGKTATEGGLENWKESTIVIDALHLDKIMKIDPYNSQATVQAGVALQDLEDELRKIGCTTGHSPQSKPVAKYGGLVATRSIGQFSTLYGGIEDMVVGLECVFPDGTISKIKNVSRRSGGPDIRHIAIGNEGTLCYITEVTIKIFRHYPDNNKFYGYLIKDVETGIKVLREVMVNGYRPSVARTYSEEDAAQHFYHFHENKCVLLFMAEGPKGIVEATGHGIDVAVEKFNEGIIKQVDSQLIEDWFNHLNWSQKDIDDEFDGMIKNDSHSGFTTEISADWETIPKIYNSVLARIRNEFHRVDDLTMLGGHSSHSYLNGTNMYFVYNYKILCEPEDELLIYHHPLQKIIVEETLKAGGSMCHHHGIGKYRSEWTKDEHGSAYYMLEKLKKAFDPKGVMNFGTIFPEKEGLKYIQ